A stretch of Gymnodinialimonas phycosphaerae DNA encodes these proteins:
- a CDS encoding YtoQ family protein produces the protein MKVYLSGEIHTDWRERIIDGSKDLDVTFSSPVTDHAASDDCGVAILGEEPNKFWHDHKGAKVNAIRTRHGLENADIVVVRFGEKYKQWNAAFDAGMAAALGKPLIVLSMPEHQHALKEIHGAALAAAEEPEQVVQILRYVLTGKLPT, from the coding sequence ATGAAAGTCTATCTATCAGGCGAGATTCACACCGATTGGCGCGAGCGGATCATAGACGGCTCTAAAGATCTGGACGTGACGTTCAGCAGTCCTGTTACGGACCACGCGGCCAGCGATGACTGCGGTGTGGCGATATTGGGCGAGGAGCCAAACAAGTTTTGGCACGATCACAAGGGGGCCAAGGTCAACGCGATCCGAACCCGGCACGGCCTTGAAAACGCGGACATTGTCGTCGTGCGCTTCGGTGAGAAATACAAACAGTGGAACGCGGCATTTGACGCGGGCATGGCGGCGGCCCTTGGCAAACCGCTGATCGTTCTGTCGATGCCCGAGCATCAACACGCGCTGAAAGAGATCCACGGCGCGGCGCTGGCGGCGGCGGAAGAGCCTGAGCAAGTCGTGCAGATCTTGCGCTATGTGCTGACAGGCAAGTTGCCGACGTAA
- a CDS encoding glutathione S-transferase family protein: MTAITDHPINTRWPAADPTVLQLYSFPTPNGVKVSIALEEMGLPYEAHTVTLSDADVKSDAFLALNPNNKIPAIIDPNGPDGEPLELWESGAVLIYLAEKTGKLIGTTPAQKYEIIKWVMFQMGGVGPMFGQLGFFSKFAGSEIEDPRPKQRYVNEAKRLLAVLEKQLADRDWVAGDYSIADIAIAPWLAALDFYGVKETVGWDELTNVPAYLDRFLAREAVKVGRVTPPREG, encoded by the coding sequence ATGACCGCCATCACCGACCATCCCATCAACACCCGCTGGCCTGCTGCTGATCCGACCGTGCTTCAGCTCTACTCTTTCCCCACGCCCAACGGAGTGAAGGTCTCTATCGCGCTGGAGGAAATGGGCCTGCCCTACGAGGCGCATACCGTCACGCTGTCGGACGCCGACGTGAAAAGCGACGCCTTCCTGGCCCTGAACCCCAACAACAAGATCCCCGCCATCATCGACCCCAACGGGCCGGATGGTGAGCCGCTGGAGCTGTGGGAATCCGGCGCCGTCCTGATTTACCTGGCCGAGAAGACCGGCAAACTGATCGGCACGACGCCCGCACAGAAGTACGAAATCATCAAATGGGTGATGTTCCAGATGGGCGGTGTGGGCCCGATGTTCGGGCAACTCGGCTTCTTCTCCAAATTCGCCGGGTCCGAGATCGAAGACCCGCGCCCGAAACAGCGCTACGTCAACGAGGCCAAGCGCCTGCTTGCCGTGTTGGAAAAGCAGTTGGCCGACCGTGATTGGGTTGCGGGCGACTACTCCATCGCGGACATCGCAATTGCCCCATGGCTTGCGGCGCTGGATTTCTATGGCGTGAAAGAAACTGTCGGCTGGGACGAACTGACGAACGTGCCCGCCTACCTCGACCGCTTTCTTGCGCGCGAGGCCGTCAAGGTCGGACGTGTCACGCCCCCGCGCGAGGGGTAA
- the mscL gene encoding large conductance mechanosensitive channel protein MscL: MINEFKDFIAKGNVMDMAVGIIIGAAFTAIVTSLVGDLINPIIALFTGGMDFSGWFYVLGDGECASVAACTEAGISVFAVGNFLMAIINFLIIAFVVFMLVKMVNRVKSAAEKPEEVAPEVETGPSELDVLLEIRDSLKARG, from the coding sequence ATGATTAACGAATTCAAGGACTTTATTGCCAAGGGCAATGTAATGGACATGGCTGTTGGTATCATTATCGGCGCAGCCTTCACGGCGATTGTCACCTCTTTGGTAGGCGATCTGATCAACCCGATCATTGCGCTGTTTACCGGCGGGATGGATTTTTCGGGGTGGTTCTACGTCTTGGGCGACGGCGAATGCGCCTCGGTCGCGGCCTGTACGGAGGCTGGGATCTCTGTCTTTGCCGTCGGCAACTTCCTGATGGCGATCATCAACTTCCTGATCATCGCCTTCGTGGTGTTCATGCTTGTGAAGATGGTGAACCGCGTGAAGTCCGCCGCCGAAAAGCCCGAGGAAGTGGCCCCCGAGGTCGAGACCGGCCCGAGCGAGTTGGACGTTCTGCTGGAAATCCGCGACAGCCTGAAGGCGCGCGGATAA
- a CDS encoding sulfite oxidase heme-binding subunit YedZ, which yields MSRLSPYWLWAVLALLPALFTYEALTSTDPRAIHGLLHPTGEFSARLLIITMMISPLALILKGSRFVAWLKRNRRYFGFAAFGYALLHTIFYLIDEGSLTAVTNDLPKLYIWTGWIAFAIFIPLALTSMDAAVRFLGTHWKTLQRTTYVAAMFVLVHWASLHDWGGTGVALVHFAPLALLEAYRGWYWINKAATRRVASA from the coding sequence ATGTCGCGCCTTTCCCCCTATTGGCTCTGGGCCGTTCTGGCCCTGCTTCCCGCCCTGTTCACCTACGAGGCGCTGACCTCCACCGATCCACGGGCCATCCACGGATTGCTCCACCCCACGGGCGAATTCTCGGCCCGGCTGTTGATCATCACGATGATGATCTCGCCCCTCGCGCTGATTCTCAAAGGCAGCCGCTTCGTGGCATGGCTCAAGCGCAACCGCCGTTACTTCGGCTTCGCCGCCTTCGGCTATGCGCTGCTGCACACCATTTTCTACCTCATCGACGAAGGCAGCCTGACTGCCGTCACCAATGACCTGCCAAAGCTTTATATCTGGACCGGCTGGATCGCCTTCGCGATCTTCATCCCGCTGGCGCTGACCTCCATGGATGCTGCCGTGCGCTTCCTCGGCACCCATTGGAAAACCCTGCAACGCACCACCTACGTGGCCGCCATGTTCGTGCTTGTTCATTGGGCGTCGCTGCATGATTGGGGCGGGACCGGCGTGGCGCTTGTCCACTTCGCCCCCCTTGCTTTGCTGGAGGCCTACCGGGGGTGGTACTGGATCAACAAGGCCGCGACCCGGCGGGTAGCCTCGGCCTGA
- the ald gene encoding alanine dehydrogenase has product MHIGCPTEIKPQEFRVGITPAAAREAVTHGHRVTLQSGAGIGAGFTDEDYLAAGADIAADAAEIFASADMIVKVKEPQAVERAMLREGQILFTYLHLAPDRPQTDDLLKSGVTAIAYETVTDRTGGLPLLAPMSEVAGRLAPQVGSWALQKANGGRGVLMGGVPGVGPAEVLVIGGGVVGTQAARVAAGMGADVTILDRSLTRLRYLDDAYRGAFKTRYASADATAQLIQTADMVIGAVLIPGAAAPKLVTKAQLSTMKQGAVIVDVAIDQGGCFETSKATTHQDPIYEVDGIVHYCVANMPGAVARTSTLALGNATMPFMLALADKGWKQACADDPHLLEGLNTHAGKLTNYAVGVALGMDVISPALVIKN; this is encoded by the coding sequence ATGCATATCGGCTGTCCGACAGAGATCAAACCGCAAGAGTTCCGCGTTGGCATTACCCCCGCCGCCGCGCGCGAGGCCGTGACCCACGGCCACCGTGTCACACTGCAATCGGGTGCCGGCATCGGCGCGGGCTTCACGGATGAGGATTACCTCGCTGCGGGCGCCGACATTGCTGCTGACGCCGCCGAGATATTCGCAAGCGCCGACATGATCGTGAAGGTCAAGGAACCTCAGGCCGTTGAGCGCGCCATGCTGCGTGAGGGGCAGATCCTGTTCACCTACCTGCACCTTGCCCCCGACCGCCCGCAAACCGACGACCTGCTCAAAAGCGGCGTCACCGCCATCGCCTATGAGACCGTGACGGACCGCACCGGTGGCCTACCGCTGCTGGCCCCGATGTCCGAGGTCGCCGGTCGCCTCGCGCCACAGGTCGGATCTTGGGCGCTGCAAAAGGCCAATGGCGGGCGCGGTGTCCTGATGGGCGGCGTTCCGGGCGTTGGCCCGGCCGAGGTGCTGGTGATCGGCGGCGGTGTCGTCGGCACCCAGGCCGCCCGTGTCGCCGCCGGTATGGGCGCGGATGTCACCATCCTCGACCGTTCCCTGACCCGCCTGCGCTACCTCGATGATGCCTACCGGGGCGCGTTCAAGACCCGCTACGCCAGTGCCGACGCAACCGCGCAACTGATCCAGACGGCCGATATGGTCATCGGCGCCGTGCTGATCCCCGGCGCCGCCGCGCCCAAACTGGTGACCAAGGCGCAGCTTTCGACCATGAAGCAGGGCGCGGTCATCGTCGATGTCGCCATTGACCAGGGCGGCTGCTTCGAGACATCCAAGGCCACCACCCACCAGGACCCGATCTACGAGGTCGACGGCATCGTCCACTACTGCGTCGCCAACATGCCCGGCGCGGTCGCCCGCACGTCCACCTTGGCCCTCGGCAACGCCACGATGCCCTTCATGCTGGCGCTGGCCGACAAGGGCTGGAAACAGGCCTGCGCCGACGATCCCCACCTGCTGGAAGGCCTCAACACCCACGCGGGCAAGCTGACCAACTACGCCGTCGGTGTGGCCTTGGGGATGGATGTCATCTCTCCGGCGCTGGTTATCAAGAACTAG
- a CDS encoding Lrp/AsnC family transcriptional regulator: MAREIIKEVDLDAMDVAILRALQRQGRMTHAELSERVNLSPSACHRRVQRLEASGVIRDYVALLNPRAVGRVTTVFVEIKLQGQSDETFDAFEKAVSRVEDVLECHLMAGSADYLLKVVARDSEDFARIHRQHLARLPGVAQMQSSFALKTVFKTTALPV; the protein is encoded by the coding sequence ATGGCGAGAGAAATCATCAAGGAAGTCGATCTGGACGCAATGGACGTTGCCATCCTGCGGGCGCTGCAACGGCAGGGGCGGATGACCCACGCGGAATTGTCCGAGCGGGTAAACCTGTCGCCCTCCGCCTGCCACAGGCGGGTGCAGCGGCTGGAGGCCTCGGGCGTGATCCGCGATTACGTGGCCCTGCTGAACCCTCGCGCCGTGGGGCGCGTGACCACGGTGTTCGTCGAGATCAAGCTGCAAGGCCAATCGGATGAGACGTTCGATGCCTTCGAGAAGGCCGTTTCACGGGTGGAAGATGTGTTGGAATGCCACCTGATGGCAGGCTCGGCGGATTACCTGTTGAAGGTGGTGGCGCGGGACAGCGAAGATTTTGCAAGGATCCATCGCCAGCATCTGGCGAGGTTGCCCGGCGTGGCGCAGATGCAGTCAAGTTTCGCACTGAAGACGGTGTTCAAGACGACGGCGCTTCCGGTGTAG
- a CDS encoding AzlD domain-containing protein, translating into MTGWSAGEIWFIIAALGLATYVIRFSFLGLIGDRALPEWLLRHLRYTPVAILPALVTPLVVWPATADGALSPPHLAGAVAAMGIGYWRKSPIWAVVAGMGAFLVVRAVM; encoded by the coding sequence ATGACCGGTTGGAGCGCCGGAGAGATCTGGTTCATCATCGCCGCTCTCGGACTTGCGACCTACGTGATCCGGTTCTCGTTCCTCGGCCTGATCGGGGACCGGGCGCTTCCTGAATGGCTGCTGCGCCACCTGCGCTATACACCCGTTGCGATCCTGCCCGCCTTGGTGACGCCTTTGGTCGTCTGGCCCGCCACGGCAGACGGTGCGCTGAGCCCGCCACACCTCGCAGGTGCGGTTGCTGCCATGGGCATCGGCTATTGGCGCAAAAGCCCGATTTGGGCGGTCGTGGCGGGCATGGGCGCGTTCCTGGTGGTGCGGGCAGTCATGTAG
- a CDS encoding AzlC family ABC transporter permease produces the protein MTPDTTTRTAFWRGARDCGPFLFVAGPFGMLFGVVGTEAGLNIAEVMGFSVVIIAGASQFAALQLMSEQAPTVIVLLSAIAVNLRMAMYSASLAPHVGGAPLWQRALIGYMNVDQTYAVSVLKYEATPQMTLSERVAYFFGTCLPIVPIWYAATLVGALLGQSIPTEWGLEFAVPVTFIAMIAPALRTPAHIAAAGASIILALAFAGLPYNLGLMPAGIGAMIVGAEVERRMGRSFTQPPGAPK, from the coding sequence ATGACACCCGATACCACCACAAGAACCGCCTTTTGGCGCGGCGCTCGCGATTGCGGGCCATTCCTTTTCGTGGCGGGCCCATTCGGCATGCTCTTCGGCGTCGTCGGGACGGAGGCCGGGCTTAACATCGCCGAGGTCATGGGCTTCTCTGTTGTCATCATCGCGGGCGCGTCCCAATTCGCCGCGCTGCAACTGATGTCCGAACAGGCGCCGACCGTGATTGTCCTTCTGTCGGCCATCGCGGTGAACCTTCGGATGGCCATGTATTCCGCCTCTCTCGCGCCCCACGTGGGGGGGGCGCCGCTGTGGCAGCGGGCGCTGATCGGCTACATGAATGTCGATCAGACCTACGCCGTGTCGGTCCTGAAGTACGAAGCCACCCCCCAGATGACCCTGTCCGAGAGGGTCGCCTATTTCTTCGGCACCTGCTTGCCCATCGTGCCGATCTGGTACGCCGCCACCCTTGTGGGTGCGCTGCTTGGCCAATCCATCCCGACCGAGTGGGGGCTGGAGTTCGCCGTCCCCGTGACCTTCATCGCCATGATTGCCCCCGCTTTGCGCACGCCCGCCCATATCGCGGCGGCGGGGGCCTCGATCATCCTGGCGCTTGCCTTCGCGGGCCTGCCTTACAACCTTGGCCTGATGCCCGCAGGCATCGGCGCGATGATCGTAGGAGCAGAGGTTGAGCGGCGCATGGGTCGAAGCTTCACGCAACCGCCGGGGGCGCCCAAATGA
- the mobA gene encoding molybdenum cofactor guanylyltransferase MobA yields the protein MAEHDFPAVILAGGQGRRIGGDKARVLLGGVPLWRHVLDRVSPQVHGVAVNADEAFEGLPVVPDEVPGQGPLGGILAAMVWAQGLGAARVLTVAVDTPFLPLDLAARLDVPGRIVAAQTEDGLHGTTALWDVSLADDLRNALAAGTRKVTDWADGVGVTPVMFEDAGAFFNVNTAEDLAMAEARL from the coding sequence TTGGCGGAACACGATTTTCCGGCGGTGATCCTGGCCGGCGGGCAGGGGCGCCGCATTGGCGGCGACAAGGCTAGGGTCCTGTTGGGGGGCGTGCCGCTTTGGCGGCATGTGTTGGACCGGGTGTCGCCGCAGGTGCATGGCGTCGCGGTGAACGCGGACGAGGCGTTCGAAGGATTGCCCGTGGTCCCTGACGAGGTGCCCGGGCAAGGGCCGTTGGGTGGTATCCTGGCAGCGATGGTCTGGGCGCAGGGCCTGGGCGCGGCGCGGGTGCTGACGGTGGCGGTGGACACGCCGTTTCTGCCGCTGGACCTGGCGGCGCGGTTGGATGTACCGGGGCGGATCGTAGCGGCGCAGACCGAAGACGGGCTGCACGGGACCACGGCATTGTGGGACGTGAGCCTTGCCGATGATTTGCGCAACGCCCTGGCGGCGGGCACGCGGAAGGTGACGGATTGGGCTGACGGCGTTGGCGTGACGCCCGTGATGTTCGAGGACGCGGGCGCGTTTTTCAACGTGAACACCGCCGAAGATCTGGCCATGGCCGAGGCGCGGTTGTGA
- a CDS encoding DMT family transporter: MSGSRFTRGNGGLAALGPGLLLATLGAVVLTPDAMLMRLSGMDGVQMLGWRSSIMGVVLIAAWAVSRVGHWRRDLALVFSGGGLAIAVCQGVNGTLFTFGIVGAPVTMVLLGVATVPVFAALFSWALMGEATGRATWVTIGCVLAGITVAVLGKGEGVWDASALVGALYGLGVAVCLALSFVLIRRFGDMPILPTVGLGALGAGAVGIVLVGPAQMLGDAVLWPILVTGAVVLPVSFFCLSLASRYTAAANVSLLLLLETVLGPLWVWLAIGEAPTPMMLGGGAIVVGSLALYLLRERLTAGR; this comes from the coding sequence ATGAGCGGGTCGCGCTTCACGCGCGGCAACGGTGGCCTCGCGGCCCTCGGGCCGGGCCTGCTTCTCGCGACGCTTGGCGCAGTTGTGCTGACGCCGGACGCGATGTTGATGCGGCTCTCTGGCATGGACGGTGTGCAGATGTTGGGCTGGCGCTCCTCCATCATGGGGGTGGTGCTGATCGCGGCCTGGGCCGTGAGCCGCGTGGGCCATTGGCGCAGGGACCTGGCGCTGGTATTCTCGGGCGGAGGTTTGGCAATTGCGGTCTGCCAAGGGGTGAATGGAACGCTCTTTACCTTCGGGATCGTCGGCGCGCCGGTGACGATGGTGTTGCTGGGGGTGGCAACGGTGCCGGTCTTTGCGGCCCTGTTCTCGTGGGCGTTGATGGGGGAGGCCACGGGGCGGGCGACCTGGGTCACGATTGGCTGTGTGCTGGCGGGGATCACAGTTGCGGTGCTTGGGAAGGGCGAAGGCGTGTGGGATGCAAGCGCGCTGGTGGGCGCGCTCTACGGGTTGGGGGTTGCGGTGTGCCTGGCGCTGTCGTTCGTGCTGATCCGACGGTTCGGGGATATGCCGATCCTGCCGACAGTGGGCTTGGGCGCATTGGGGGCAGGGGCCGTGGGCATCGTCTTGGTTGGTCCGGCGCAGATGCTGGGTGACGCGGTCCTGTGGCCCATTCTAGTGACCGGCGCGGTGGTTCTGCCGGTCAGTTTCTTCTGCCTGTCGCTTGCCTCACGCTATACAGCGGCGGCGAATGTCAGCTTGCTGTTGTTGTTGGAGACGGTGCTGGGGCCGCTATGGGTGTGGCTGGCCATTGGCGAGGCCCCTACGCCGATGATGCTTGGCGGAGGAGCGATCGTGGTGGGCAGCCTGGCGCTATACCTGCTGCGCGAAAGGCTTACTGCAGGTCGCTGA
- a CDS encoding MalY/PatB family protein — protein MSFDEIIDRRGTHCVKWDMMEALYGVSPEDGISMWVADMDFRPPQCVQDAVADMHAHGIYGYFGDDSAYRAAICWWMQERHGWTVDPSHIFSTHGLVNGTAMCLDAFTREGDGVVLFTPVYHAFAKVINASGRDLCELEMDVVDGRLTLDFDSFDAQMKGHEKMLVLCSPHNPGGRVWTRDELQGIADFARRHDLILVSDEIHHDLTMPGQTHIPMAHIDGIADRLVMMTAATKTFNIAGSHIGNVIIADDTLRATFAGRMAALGMSPNSFGLFMVTAAYSPDGAKWLDELRAYLAENARIFDEGINAIPGLHSMALESTYLAWVDFEGTGMTRDEFTNRVTKTAKIAVNYGPTFGKGGDSFLRFNIAAPRTVIEDAVARMQAAFSDLQ, from the coding sequence ATGTCATTCGACGAGATCATCGACCGCCGCGGCACCCATTGCGTGAAATGGGACATGATGGAGGCGCTCTACGGCGTCTCGCCCGAGGATGGTATTTCGATGTGGGTCGCAGACATGGACTTCCGGCCGCCCCAATGCGTCCAAGACGCGGTGGCGGATATGCACGCCCACGGCATTTACGGCTACTTCGGCGACGACAGCGCGTACCGTGCCGCGATCTGCTGGTGGATGCAGGAACGCCACGGCTGGACGGTCGATCCCTCCCACATCTTCTCGACCCATGGCCTGGTGAATGGCACGGCGATGTGCCTTGATGCCTTCACCCGCGAAGGCGACGGCGTGGTCCTGTTCACGCCCGTCTATCACGCTTTCGCCAAGGTCATTAACGCCTCCGGTCGCGACCTGTGCGAACTGGAAATGGACGTCGTCGACGGTCGCCTGACCCTCGATTTCGACAGCTTCGATGCGCAGATGAAAGGGCACGAGAAGATGCTCGTGCTCTGCTCCCCTCACAACCCCGGCGGCCGCGTGTGGACCCGCGACGAACTGCAAGGCATCGCGGATTTCGCGCGTCGCCACGACCTGATCCTTGTCTCCGATGAAATCCACCACGACCTGACCATGCCTGGCCAGACCCATATTCCCATGGCCCATATCGACGGCATTGCCGACCGGCTGGTGATGATGACCGCTGCCACCAAGACCTTCAACATCGCGGGCAGCCACATCGGTAATGTGATCATCGCCGACGATACCCTTCGCGCCACGTTTGCGGGCCGCATGGCCGCGCTTGGCATGTCGCCCAACTCCTTCGGTCTTTTCATGGTGACCGCCGCCTATTCGCCCGACGGGGCAAAATGGCTAGACGAGTTGCGCGCCTACCTGGCTGAAAACGCCCGCATTTTCGATGAGGGGATCAACGCCATTCCCGGCCTGCACTCGATGGCGTTGGAATCCACTTACCTTGCGTGGGTCGATTTCGAAGGCACCGGTATGACCCGCGATGAATTCACCAACCGTGTCACCAAGACCGCCAAGATCGCCGTCAACTACGGGCCGACCTTCGGCAAGGGCGGTGACAGCTTCCTGCGCTTCAACATCGCGGCCCCCCGCACGGTCATCGAGGACGCCGTGGCGCGGATGCAAGCCGCCTTCAGCGACCTGCAGTAA
- the def gene encoding peptide deformylase, which yields MKLPILIHPDPRLKKVAAPVADLSDELRMLADNMLTTMYEAPGIGLAAPQVGVGQRLIVLDCVKEEGAAPRPLAMFNPEVVVSSDEMNTYDEGCLSIPDIYADVTRPEAVTVRWIDLHGNPQEETFDGLWATCVQHEIDHLEGKLFIDYLSGLKRQLITRKMVKLKRDRARDGV from the coding sequence ATGAAACTACCGATCCTGATCCATCCCGACCCACGCCTGAAGAAGGTGGCCGCCCCCGTGGCGGACCTTTCGGATGAGTTGCGCATGCTGGCCGACAATATGCTGACCACCATGTACGAAGCGCCCGGTATCGGCTTGGCCGCGCCACAGGTCGGCGTGGGCCAGCGGTTGATCGTGCTGGATTGCGTGAAGGAGGAGGGCGCCGCGCCGCGCCCCCTGGCCATGTTCAACCCGGAGGTCGTGGTATCCTCGGATGAGATGAACACCTATGATGAGGGGTGTCTGTCGATCCCCGATATCTATGCCGATGTGACCCGGCCCGAGGCAGTGACGGTGCGGTGGATCGATTTGCACGGCAACCCGCAGGAAGAGACCTTCGACGGGCTTTGGGCGACCTGCGTGCAGCATGAAATCGACCACCTGGAGGGCAAGCTGTTCATCGACTACCTCAGCGGGCTGAAGCGGCAGTTGATCACCCGCAAGATGGTGAAGCTGAAGCGCGACCGGGCAAGGGACGGGGTGTGA
- the def gene encoding peptide deformylase, with product MSVRDVLLWPDARLSEVCKPVGKVDPQLIEDLFDTMYAAYGRGLAAPQVGVLQRVFVVDVTWKEGVRTPRVFVNPVVQQRSADMRSMEEQCLSIPDLPMRVTRPEGVTLAWEGADGPQTETFEGNLARCIQHELDHLDGRVIFDHQSPEDRAELEALYAG from the coding sequence GTGAGCGTCAGGGACGTTCTGCTGTGGCCCGACGCGAGGTTGTCGGAGGTTTGCAAGCCGGTGGGGAAGGTTGACCCGCAGCTGATCGAGGATCTGTTCGACACGATGTATGCCGCTTACGGGCGCGGTCTGGCAGCGCCGCAGGTCGGTGTCTTGCAGCGCGTGTTCGTGGTCGATGTGACGTGGAAAGAAGGCGTGCGCACGCCGCGGGTCTTCGTGAATCCGGTGGTCCAGCAACGCAGCGCTGATATGCGGAGCATGGAGGAACAGTGCCTCTCCATTCCCGATCTGCCCATGCGCGTCACGCGCCCGGAGGGCGTCACGCTGGCGTGGGAGGGGGCTGACGGGCCGCAGACAGAGACCTTCGAAGGCAACCTTGCCCGCTGCATTCAGCATGAGTTGGACCACCTTGATGGCCGGGTGATCTTCGATCACCAGTCTCCGGAAGATCGGGCCGAGCTGGAGGCCCTCTATGCCGGTTAA
- the def gene encoding peptide deformylase, translating to MPVKPFIPWPDKRLRTATETVGTITDAHRAIWQDMIDTMDAMPGVGLAAPQIGVMLRLAVVDASDTRGQAIRMADPEVISVSDDMNTYPEGSPNLPGVSAKITRPARVVVAFTDHHGMRVRQEFVELWATSVQHQIDHLAGKMYFDNLSKVKREMLIKKARKA from the coding sequence ATGCCGGTTAAGCCGTTCATCCCATGGCCCGACAAGCGCCTTCGTACCGCCACCGAGACCGTGGGGACCATCACAGATGCACATCGCGCGATCTGGCAGGACATGATCGACACCATGGACGCGATGCCCGGCGTCGGCCTTGCCGCGCCGCAGATCGGCGTCATGCTGCGCCTTGCCGTAGTGGATGCCAGCGACACGCGCGGGCAGGCGATCCGCATGGCGGACCCAGAGGTCATCAGCGTGTCGGATGACATGAACACCTACCCCGAGGGCTCGCCCAACCTTCCCGGCGTCAGCGCGAAGATCACCCGCCCCGCGCGGGTCGTGGTGGCGTTCACCGATCACCACGGAATGCGTGTCCGGCAGGAGTTTGTGGAGCTTTGGGCCACCTCCGTCCAACATCAGATCGACCATCTTGCGGGCAAGATGTATTTCGACAACCTCAGCAAGGTGAAGCGGGAGATGTTGATCAAGAAGGCCCGCAAGGCCTAG
- a CDS encoding ArsR/SmtB family transcription factor — protein sequence MTQGPDITRIAMLIGDPARANMLLALMDGRALTAGELAEVGGISAATASGHLAQLVDAGLLWPRKQGRHRYFALADADVAHALETLDGLAAAKGHMRHKPGPKDAALREARICYDHLAGAHAVRMFDCLASGGHLTVYHEDIGLTAQGATFIEGLGIDVDALSRLSRPLCRVCLDWSERRSHLAGALGAALLARFEELQWLRRSRDSRHVTFTPDGARAFAKAFS from the coding sequence ATGACCCAAGGACCAGACATCACTCGCATTGCCATGCTCATCGGCGATCCGGCCCGCGCCAACATGTTGCTGGCCCTGATGGATGGCCGTGCCCTGACCGCCGGAGAGCTGGCCGAGGTCGGCGGCATCAGCGCCGCAACCGCCTCTGGCCACTTGGCGCAACTGGTCGACGCGGGGCTCCTGTGGCCGCGCAAACAGGGGCGGCACCGCTACTTTGCCTTGGCGGATGCAGACGTGGCCCATGCGTTGGAAACCCTCGATGGCCTTGCGGCCGCCAAAGGCCACATGCGCCACAAACCGGGGCCGAAGGACGCTGCCCTGCGAGAGGCGCGGATTTGTTACGACCATCTGGCGGGGGCGCACGCGGTGAGGATGTTCGATTGCCTCGCCAGCGGCGGCCATCTGACGGTCTACCATGAGGATATCGGCTTGACCGCCCAAGGCGCCACTTTCATCGAGGGTCTTGGCATCGACGTAGACGCCCTGAGCCGCCTTTCGCGGCCCCTGTGTCGCGTGTGCCTGGATTGGTCCGAGCGTCGGTCCCATCTGGCCGGTGCCCTTGGGGCGGCGCTATTGGCGCGCTTTGAGGAATTGCAGTGGCTGCGCCGGTCCCGCGACAGCCGCCATGTGACCTTCACGCCAGACGGCGCGCGCGCCTTTGCGAAGGCCTTTTCCTGA
- a CDS encoding DUF1127 domain-containing protein, which translates to MTDTDQATVRPRRRFRLPFIHWRAVWRSRRALSRLDAHLLRDIGVSDFDARQEAARPLWDAPEPWRGGT; encoded by the coding sequence ATGACTGATACCGACCAGGCCACCGTTCGCCCCCGCCGCCGTTTTCGCCTGCCCTTCATTCACTGGCGCGCCGTCTGGCGAAGCAGGCGGGCGTTGTCCCGGCTTGACGCGCATCTGCTGCGCGACATCGGGGTGAGCGATTTCGATGCGCGCCAAGAGGCAGCGCGGCCCCTTTGGGATGCGCCCGAGCCATGGCGGGGAGGGACGTGA